CGTGGCCTCCACGGGGTCAAAATGCAAGTTTCTATCGTGAACCATTGTATACTCAACCGAAATTCTAAATATTTCTCGCGAATTAATTAAACGCGGTAACGTGCTTTATAAATCGAGCCTTCCAGCCAATTATGAAGAATAAAAGTTCAGTTGTGTAAACACCTGAAAACCCTCAGTCATCTGCATCACTGGCGATATATTTCGATAATTCACGCGAACTGTTAAAAAGAAAAATCGGCTGAGTTAACGCTAGAAAGTTGCATTCTATACATCCCTTGGAAGCAGTGAGGTAAGCAATTTTAAGTTTGCTCACAAACGTTTGCAGTTTCTGCGTAAAAGGGAATGTTTGATGCACCTTGAAACATAATTCCTAAGCCGTTTTGTCAGTGTTCAGCTGTATAAGAAGAAATTGATCGCAGCCTTGCAGGAGTAACTGTCATGGAGGCAAAGCGAAATACAGACCAAGCCAGCAAGCCTTTGCTAGAAGAAGAACAGCCAATTTGCCTTGATGCTGTAGCATGTGCTTCCAAGTTTGACATACCCAACATCCTGTTCAATGACAGCATTAGGCATttaataataatagtagtagAGTTCACTACAGCTCAGTTCAGTTCTGGTAGGTAAGTATAGAACAACCAGGCATATCTTATTCGAGTTTCATTGCATGTGTCAGTCTGCATATCAGATGCAGAAGTATGGTTTTTAGAGAAGCCAATTTCAAGACCCTGTTAAGAACTTGCCATGCTAAGGACAAGATGACACATaaagcgcaaactaccaacagaGGTTTATTTTTCCAAAGCACAACTTCTGGCTTAACTTCTGCTACTTTGTTTTTCTGTGTACTGTGTTGTGAGTATGTATTTATTTTGACTTCATACGCAATAAGCTCTAGTCTCTATGGTATTACGATGCACCGAATACACAGAAAGGATACGTGGCCGCAGCCGATCGAGGTTTTTCGTGTAGATATGTATGGAAAGGGGGCTAATGTGTCCCATGTTTTGCTTCTGGCTAATGTCCACTAGCCATGCACTGCACAGTCCCAGAGCTGACACTAGAAGACTATGACCCCAGGCCTGATGAGGAGCTGATCTGCGTCATCTGCCATTCGGTGCTGAGTGAGCCCGTCGAGTGCCACTGCCGCCACGTCTTCTGCCGCCGCTGCATCTCCGAGTGGGTCCGCAAAAACAACAGCTGCCCCGTGTGCCGCAAGCGAGCCATCTCGGCCTTTATGCCTGCCCTGCCTCTGATACAAAACATGGTCAACCGTCTGAAGGTTAGCTAAACCTTGTTCCTGAAGACAGTCCTCGTGTAGGATTTTCCTGTGGGATTTCTTTTGTGAGATGCCGCCTTTTAGAAAATGTCTCGAACGATGAGCAGATGTTTGCTCTGTGACAGTATGCAATGTATTATGGTTGGAaattacctgccgtggttgcttagtgcctTTGGTGTTGTgatgctaagcacgaagtcgtggATTCAAATCCCGGCGGCATTTCAATTGGGGcgaaggtgaaatgcaaaaatacctgtgtaccttgcattgggtgcactttataaagaaccccacgtggttgaaattaatctggagtcccctactacagcctgcctcataatcaggtcttggttctggcatgtaaaactctAGAATTTACGGGTTGTATAGAGCAGAGGGAACGACCAGAAAAAGGACAAGATCACACATaaagcgcaaactaccaacagaGGTTTATTTTTCCAAAGCACAATTTTATACGCTCGCACAAAGCCACCATACATGTGCAAATGATTACCTCCTAAGAAAAAGTTTTTATCGGAAAGGTTAACAGATGGGGTGCTTATGCACTGTGAGTAAGCTTCACATGGCAGGTGTGAAGCTTAAAGTGTAGCCACCTGAATTTTTAATTTACTTATTTGCATCCAGTGATTTGTTATATGTGCGTTCATCATGTAAACTAAATTTAGTTTTTGATTTGTTGCTACTGGCCAGAGCTAATTCAGAAATGTTGTGATAACATGTAATAGCTGACAACTGCCTGTAAATTGACAGCAATGAGGGTTCATGTTCTTGCTGTTCCTCCCCCCCCTTTTCTCTTGTTGACGTACATCACAGGTGAAGTGCCGAAATTCTGGCTGCAATGCCCGTGTTCCTGCAGAAAGTTTTGCGAATCATGTGAGTTCCTGTGAGTTTCACGAAGTGAGCTGTCCGCACGAGGCATGCGAGCACCGGTGCCCGCGTCGTGCGCTGGAGTCTCATGTGAAGCAGTGCCCACTTCGCGAAGTCACGTGCGAACAAGGCTGTGGACTTGTGCTCACACGTGACCGTCTCAAGACCCACAGCTGCGTGGATGAACTCAAGCGTAAGCTAGATGGTAAGTAACCTTTGAGCTGTCTGGGCTTGCCCTTCTTGTGTGTCTGTGCACCAGACTAATCtaaaactgctgccatggcaacTCTGACTTTCCTCTTTTAGTGGAATAGTAACCTTGTTGATAGATCAGAAGTGCCACAGTCTTCTTCTGTTTGCAGCACTCCATACGGCACTTAAATGTCACTGTAGCTAACAGATTAGCATAGCTGGGCTGTCAACTGTAGGGAAACCAGCACTAGCCAGGAGGTGCTATGGCAGCTGAATGTGCAGCTAAAGTATGTGAACACTGCCCAGTAGGGACGCCACGAAAATAATGCTCTGAACGATAACAGGTGCGCTTGTATCAAACTTGTTAGTGCCCGACATGGCCAGGCGCTTTCTGAGAAGCACATGCACTCCTACGTTTTAGCACCCCAGTGCCCACTCAGGTCAGATGTTGGACACATGTGCCATAAGATGAGTGGTGAATTTGCTGAAGCAAAATTATAGCATATACTACTAAAATATTGTTACGAGAACGGGCAAAAGGGGTTTATTGAGGCATGCAACAGCAGGAACAGTAGCAATGGCCGCTGCACCGTTctcctcttcctttctctttttgaTCCCTACGTCCCTTTTACGTGCTTGGACGCAACATACTTCTCCTCGCAGACACTGGGCGAGTCAAGTGGCTTGTCGTGGTgtgcatgatttcaacctggcgacatgCGCAACTTGCGTCATAGCAAAGCGTCTACTAGTGTTCGTGAGGTCCACAAGAGTATAGTTCACTGATCTTGTCGATGACAACATACAACTACGATGACAACatcgtagtttgccagcagcttttggcacaaaCCGCGCTTTcttgtgggagtccaaagccaaacaagaTCACCAGGGTGATGtgtaacaggccgatgtcgtGGGTCGTAGCGTGTTTTCGAAATTTCTTGCGATGCCAAAGTCTGCAGACGCGCAAGTCACCAagcctcttcagcgaggcatagcATATCGGTGACCATAGGATTGTCGGggtggtaaaaagggaggacagtgtcgagcgtaTACCAGGGCGGGtgagcatatagaaggaagaaggggctgtagccggttgtctcatgtttggcggtgttgtatgcgttagtaataaacggtagaacttcgtcccaattcttatgatcggacgcaacatacatggaaagcatattggtgatcgttcgattagtgcgctcGATGAGGCCATTCATTTGTGGATGATATGGCGTCGAGTAGCTGAGGTGCGAGTTACATAAATGTAGAAGCTTTTCCACAATATTCGCTGTGAATTGACCtccccggtcgcttataataacacagggcggtccatgtcgcagaacaataaTGTGAAGTAAGAAGAGCAaacacttcggtggcagtggctgatggtatagcTGCAGTCTCGCAGTTGTGCGTGAAATAGTCGGCGCAGAGAATTATCCAGCGGTTCCCCTTGGATGACTGAGGAAAAGGGCCTAACAGATCAATAccaacttgctgaaagggcaagctgggaggccggacaggttgaaggagaccagatggggcaTTACTTTTCGACGTTGGCATTGCatgcagctggcgacatacaactCAACCGAATGTCGCATCCTGGGCCAGTAAAAGCATTCTTGAATGCGATAAAGCATGCGCACAGtgcctaagtgaccagaggtaGGGTCATTGTGCATAGCGTGAAGGATTGCCGGCCGGAGATGCTCCAGCACCACTAGAAGGAAGCATGCACCcgtgcttgagtagttccttttatacaggagcccgtcacgtgtacagtagctgcttgttgcaATAGAACGGGCTGAAGTCAAGAGTGGCTCCAACTTGGTGTCTTTCCATTGTTCTGCTTTGAACATATCAATATCTGGAAAAGCAGGTGTCACAGAGgcaacgagatgatcaaaatcTTCGGCATCAGTCCAtcgtggtaagcggcatacgggaAAGACAGTCTGCATAAGCATGTTTTTGGCCAGTCTTGTTGGAAacagtgaagttatattcctgcGACCTCAGAGCAGAGCGCGCAAGGCGACCGCAAGGGCCAcgaaggttcacgagccagcacaggaatggtggtctgtgatgactaGGAATGGGCTATGAATGGGAATAGGTAGAAGTAAGAGCTTCATGAGCAGCTTGCACAAGCAATCACTTGCTGACAGTCGGAATAGCGTTGGACCAAGACGACACCCAGACCAAtgccactagcgtctgtgtggatttctgtcggcgcagtAGGATTGAAGTGGCAAAGGATAGGTCGGgggtcagcagaaacttcaactgatgaaatgcagaatcgcactcggGTGTCCACTCAGACCGTGCGtctttatgtagcagatttgtcagaggATAGACGACGCcagcaaaaccaggaataaattggcgaaagtaagagcaaggACACAGAAAACTATgaagttgcttcactgactgcagtgcactgaatgcctcaacagctgccgTCTTGAGGGGATCATGCCGGATACCGTCTTTGTGAACAAGATGACCCAGCACAAGGGTTTGACGGTCACCAAAGttacatttcttggagttcagaaCCAGGCCATCGTTTTTGATGCAGTCTAGGACAATATCCAGGCACATATTGTGCTCTTTGAATGTGCGCCCGAATATAACAATGTTGTCAAGATAACACgtacagatgttccactttaacccacgcagaatggtgtccgTGAACCTTTAAAAGGTTGCTGGAGTGTTGCACAACTCAAGtggcatcacattgaattcgaataatccatctggggttatgaaggctgttttctccttgtctgccgggtgcatcgggatttgccaatatcctgagcatAGGTCCACTGTAGAAAAATAAGAggctgaatgaaggcaatcaattgTATCATCAATCCGGAGCAGCAGATAGACATTCTTCTTAGTCACCGCGTTTAATCTTCGATAATtgacgcaaaatctccagttacCATCTTTCCTTCTGATGAGTATGACtggagctgcccaaggactcgaggactcttGTATTATTCTGTTTTTCATCATATTGCTAACTTGTTCCCCGATTAATTTGCACTCGTTAGGTGTGACGCGATAAGGCTTTTGTCCGATCGGCCGCACAGATCTCGTATCGATAGTATTAGAGATGGGCAAatcggctcacttcagtgagcggctcggaacggctcagctcactgaaatgacggttcatttgaacggctcaccggttcacttataggtgtaacctgtgttatgcatattctatagttatttggctttgaaaaacgatgtatgcataattgaataaccgtgttattggtatttttgctatgtttagagaatatttttacataattaaaagcgtgaatttttagttgtaatgaaactttcttttctgatattggggataaaatacTTGTGATCCGCGCTTCAAGAGGCAGAATGCGACAtacttttctcagaaaaaaaaaagtaacttcatcgtcattacagaagcttgtctgtttttgtggtactttaaaatcaactttcgtcaaaataagaacacaaaattagGGTAgatatctttcaactttattcatttattcacatacacacgctcactataatatgagtgagctgtaatgccatgcaaaatgaatgtagaaatcatttcttgaagtacaatacaaaagcATACGAAAGATTCACGAAACTGctgcacgtacctttcgttttttaattttttttttctcttgagcgcatGCGTGATACTGTCGATCATGCTATCATgtgccaggacaaaaaaaaaaagagatgaggttctcttacaacacaacagatcattggcctcattttagtgacgtgctaatgatacacgctcagaaaatgcactgaactGGATGCCATGAGTGACATTTTTACGACTACACTAATTGCCAAAAATGAAGATCAGGACGTAAGCTGTGCGTTCACCTgctgtctttaaagacacggaagaccatcttcgaagtgttcttgcaccagcgcacgatgtgcgatcggtgagagtcgtgagacattgtTCGAGCAGCAGGCAACGAGCGGTACAATTAAGGTTTCTTTACTTCTTCCTttggtggcatcgggtgccacaccataggatgcacaaaaaaccaaagggaatATGTGCACACCACACACTGTGAGTGAGTAccgagtagcgcgagtctgcccacaccggccaccactcatcggtcagaaaacgaaactttgaaACCCAGCAGGAGagccggctctgacggaacggttcggcacgactcactgaacgagagagagccggcttcctctctccgaaagaaccgctgCTCACTAATTGAACCATGGCGCCCTCGCTCTTTTAAaggagcggctcaaaagatccggctcgctcctgagcgctctctaggaacggttcgtcacggctcactgaacgagagagaaccggcttcctctctccgaaagaaccgccgctcacgtGAACCACGACTCATTCGTTCTtaaaaaagagcggctcaaaacaCAGCCGAAGGCGACTCTTGCTGGGAAGGGCGgaagggcagttgctttctcgtaccgctaatagatggcgcggaagtcgcactcagcagaagacccggctctgacggaacgcttCGGCACGGCTAGAGTGATctggcacggctcactgaacgagagagaactggctccctttctccaaaacaactgccgctcacttttactgaaccacggctcactcgctctttaaaaagagccgctcacaagattcggctcgctcctgagcgacccatctctaaatAGTATGGTGTGTTCGGGACTCGGGAATCGTGAACGCTTTGTCCGGCTGCACAAAGGCAAACACAGACCGATGCTTAGAAAGCGCATCCACCAAGGTATGGCGCTCCCTTGTGCTGACTTGTTTATCATAGAAGCTTGTTGTCTGAGACGTGGCGAAGGTCAGCAGGTTCACACGGCGGATCTGTTAGTACTAATAAGGGCGAAGACGTGTATTCTGTAAAGTAGGCGAGTTTCAAGACTTCTGGAAGCATGACGGGTTCTGCTGAGCAGTTAGCCGTCCACAAGCCAGCACGCCCGTTTCCAATggataccacacaatgagggacaaaaacgttcttcacacaatttagatgcattggctATACAGAGGCATCGAAACTGTCTGGAAGTTCACCGCGGCATGCAACCGGAACGCACACAGACGTGGATACAGGCACAACAGCATATGCAGAGACACAAAGTTCACCTTGATTGCAAGTCTCCTCTAAAAGCCCGGACGAAACATGGCCATCGACAAAAACTTCCCCCGTGCGGCAATCGACAGTCGCATCACACTGTCGccaaaaagtcaatgcccaaaATCAATTCGTCCATCGGGGGAATAACCACATATTCCGTCGCGAAAACTCAaccagccaaggatacttcagcagtgcacacacaaacaggGCGCAACGACCCATCgctcactccacaaaacgttgcagcctagtcccaccgaaatacaactttgcgcCCTAACAGACATTTAAAAGCAAGACTGATTACAGATACAGTTGCTCTGGTGTCCACTGCATTACCGTTGCAGTAACACCATCAACAGgtacatgcactttgttcttaatcTCCTCAATAAACCCCTTTACACTGCACCTCCACCAAGGTGTTACAAGCAcagggaaaaggggtttattgaGGCGTGACAAAGCAGGAACAGCCGGCTGTGAGCatcaggaatggccgctgcacagtcgtcgttctcctcttccatTCTCTTTTTCATCCCCACGTCCATTTTACGCGCTTGGACACAACAATATGTTTCTTCTGCCCACTGGCCGCTGTGTGCTGCGGCGCTGCTGTTGGCATGCAAAGTGCACTGCTTACCCATAGCTGCCCAACTTCACAATTATTCCCTGTACTACATTAGCATTCTCGTCAAAACAGATTAACTATGCTCATCACACAGTTAGCATCATGAAATGTCATATGGCACATGAAGagaaaacatgcacacacaagTGCTGTACTGTGTCAGTTGTAGCACTAGTAGCAAGAGTCTTTATCAACTTGCCCAGCGTTTTGCCCCAAGTTCATTGCACTACCTGTACTGTCTCTGCAAAGGACCAGTCAAGCTTGTCCCCAATCGTTCCTCTCTCTTGGCATTACCACTGCTGACAACTGCACCCATGATCTCAACTTCTGTCTCTACTAGGCATAAACGAGCACAGAGTGGCATTTGTTTGTTCTAATTGTTGTAATCACTTGAGACAGCCTACAAAAAAATTTTCAACTTAACAGAGAGTTGTAGCTTGTTCACTTTTTACGGAAATATCGGGTTACGGTAAACATGGATGGCAGTAACGACGTTGGTAGTGACATCGTATGACACTGTCCAACGACATATGAAAAGTTTGTTACATGGGTGTTCTCGTCGAAGCAGTATAATAGAAAAGGTGCTGCACTTTGTCCATTTCATTGCTCTCGATGCTTCTCACAAGCAGATACCTAGCATATTGTCAGTTACTGCAATAAGTGTGTGTATCCTTTGGTTTAACTACATCGCAAGATGGCGCCACTAACCAGGATGCTCATGCTTATGCCCTTCGTAACCCAGCATTCCATGAATAGTAATTACACATaaggacaagctaaagctctaaTGCTTCTGTCAACTGTTCTTAAAAAGCAtgaaattttgaaaaaaagaaattacttTATAAATCAAAACTATTTAACAACTCTATTTGATAAGCATTCTATAGGGTAGTTATAAGGGTTAAAAGGAATGCACTGTGGTCGCTCTGTGCATGGAGCTCATGGTCTGTGTCTGCACATTTTCAGATGCCACATCTGAGCGCGACGATTGGAAACGGAGGGCTGAGGACACAACACAAGCCCTGAACAGGCTTCGTGACACATTGCGCCGATTGGGGGACAGTGTGGAGGGCCTGCAGAACAGTCTCGGTGATCTTGGAACTCGGCTTCGGTGTGCCGAGACTATGGCAGCATCGGGCCAGCGTGGTCACCGGCCAACATCGACACTGCGGACAGGCCGCATCACACATGATGGCTTTGTGAGCAGCAGCAGCTTATATCCGGGCGTTCTCTTTGGTACACGGACAGCTCAACTCCTGGAAGAGATTGAAAGCGATTCAGACCGCAGCTGGAGTCCGCACTCGGATGGTTCGCACGAGTCTCTTGAGATCTTCGTTGATTTTAACAACTGAACAGTGCATTCTTAGCAGCTTAGCTTAGAAGCTGCTTACACTTTGTGCTTATGAGTTTTAGAAATTTTAGTTTTTTTAAGCTTCCGCAATAGTCCTTGTCAGTTTTTCTTGCTGATTTGTAGTCACCacgttgtccccccccccccccctttttttttgttctgtgtTGTTTTTCTGTTATCAACAACCATAATTGCATTTTCACAGGGTACTCAGAATCAACAAGTCATATAAGCACTTGCTTGCAATGTAGCATGCAGTCTCATATAAGTTAGGTAAAAGGCCTTGTGTATTGATGTATATTCGTCATTAGTCAAGGAAAGTAGTGCCACTTGCCTTTGTTGAAGGTTTCAGCAACAGTTCTTTCGTACTGAGGGTTTCTGTTCTTGTTCGACACCCTGACCATACAGCTGCGAAAAGAGATTAAAAGAAATTCTGGCCACATCTGGGGTTCGGACTTTGGCAGTTTTCGCAAATTACAAAAATGTAGAACTCTTCATTCGTTTTAGCAGAAGAGGTGGAAAACATGGTAGTTGCAAATGTATTCTTCTTAAGGCCTATAAAGAAAGCTGTTGGAGTGGTGCTACAGTTATATGATTATTACTGAAAAAGCTGCACACAGACATCCGACAGCTCTACATTTGCACATTTCATCATTTTTTTAGTGCATAAATAGTTTCTTTGCCATGAAATTTGTAACTGATAGATTTTGTTATACTTTGCTGTGTAGAGCTCGAGGTTGGTGGCTTTCAGCCAAAAATGCTACGAGACCAGTCGTGAATACCGGAGAAAGTGGTGGCAGGCCATGGGAGAGCATTACACTCGAAGGACAGTTGGTGCAACTAAATGTGCACATAATATGTTGTCCTGCTTTACTAATGTGCTCAAATCATCATTCAAACAGCGCCATGACACTCATCTATGAACAGCACAGGGCTATTTGTGAGAAAAACCTTTGTGAAATCTGGATACGTGTTCTTGCACACAGGATTTGAGAAGTATTGCTTTAGCCTACAAAAGGGCAGCTATAGTTAAGCGAAGCATTTCTGTGGAAGCAGAGACCTTTCAATTCAGAGCAAAAATCTCTTTTGTGTTTGTTAAATCTCAGTATTGTGCATCAGGAAAATACTCTTCACTTGATTGTTGTGACACTCCTGTCATGACAGGTTAGAGTTGTAATATCAGAAAGCTGGATTGTTGTTCACTCTGGGTGCTCTTTAGTCGACAATAACTTTAACTTCAAGAACATGTGTAGATTAATGCAGTGCTGGATGTCACCAGTTTCAGGGAAGGGGTATGGAGGACATTTCAACTGGTTGAGTGTCGCACGTGGTACTAGTTGCTTTCCTTGCATACTGCTCAAGATGTTCCCAAGGAAGATTTTCTTATTGTAGCCAGTGTAAAACACTGCGAACTCTTTGGCATTTATGCATCCAAGTACAAAATTTATTGAGGCATTGTTGATTTCGATAACTGAGAGAATAGTGGTTGAGCTTACACTTCTGAAACGTGGAGCTTACTATGCATATTTGACGAGATTATGCACGGACCACAAATGAAGGGAGGAGCATTACAGCATGTGTTTGTTGTATGACAAGGATTGTTTTGCTTTGTGTTGGTGGTGCAATCATTGTACGGGTGCAAGGCTGGCATGGTTGAGGTCTTGAGCTCTGTCAATTTTTCTATGACATGAAATGATGAC
This region of Dermacentor silvarum isolate Dsil-2018 chromosome 5, BIME_Dsil_1.4, whole genome shotgun sequence genomic DNA includes:
- the LOC119452993 gene encoding RING finger protein 151 isoform X1, whose translation is MARRRSSSSASSMHCTVPELTLEDYDPRPDEELICVICHSVLSEPVECHCRHVFCRRCISEWVRKNNSCPVCRKRAISAFMPALPLIQNMVNRLKVKCRNSGCNARVPAESFANHVSSCEFHEVSCPHEACEHRCPRRALESHVKQCPLREVTCEQGCGLVLTRDRLKTHSCVDELKRKLDDATSERDDWKRRAEDTTQALNRLRDTLRRLGDSVEGLQNSLGDLGTRLRCAETMAASGQRGHRPTSTLRTGRITHDGFVSSSSLYPGVLFGTRTAQLLEEIESDSDRSWSPHSDGSHESLEIFVDFNN
- the LOC119452993 gene encoding RING finger protein 151 isoform X2, with product MARRRSSSSASFPELTLEDYDPRPDEELICVICHSVLSEPVECHCRHVFCRRCISEWVRKNNSCPVCRKRAISAFMPALPLIQNMVNRLKVKCRNSGCNARVPAESFANHVSSCEFHEVSCPHEACEHRCPRRALESHVKQCPLREVTCEQGCGLVLTRDRLKTHSCVDELKRKLDDATSERDDWKRRAEDTTQALNRLRDTLRRLGDSVEGLQNSLGDLGTRLRCAETMAASGQRGHRPTSTLRTGRITHDGFVSSSSLYPGVLFGTRTAQLLEEIESDSDRSWSPHSDGSHESLEIFVDFNN